A DNA window from Streptomyces bacillaris contains the following coding sequences:
- a CDS encoding DUF4177 domain-containing protein gives MTKWEYATVPLLVHATKQILDTWGEDGWELVQVVPGPNNPEQLVAYLKREKA, from the coding sequence ATGACCAAGTGGGAATACGCGACCGTGCCCCTTCTCGTGCACGCGACCAAGCAGATTCTGGACACCTGGGGCGAGGACGGCTGGGAGCTGGTCCAGGTCGTGCCCGGGCCGAACAACCCCGAGCAGCTCGTGGCCTACCTGAAGCGGGAGAAGGCGTAG
- a CDS encoding rhodanese-like domain-containing protein, with translation MTTPTALGTGEARTRLHELTVIDVRTPGEYAAGHLPGALNIPLDHIQRALPDIRDAAHRKDVLVVCASGARSENACKILAENGITTTTLSGGTGAWAAGGHELHRPQGSARTVWGMERQVRLTAGALVLLGLLLGVLIHPAFQILSAGIAGGLVFSALTNTCGMATILTKLPHNRPRAHDLDRTLAELRSR, from the coding sequence ATGACCACGCCCACCGCCCTCGGTACCGGTGAAGCCCGCACCCGCCTGCACGAACTGACCGTCATCGACGTCCGCACCCCCGGCGAATACGCCGCAGGTCACCTGCCCGGGGCCCTGAACATCCCCCTGGACCACATCCAGCGCGCCCTGCCCGACATCCGCGACGCGGCACACCGCAAGGACGTACTGGTCGTCTGCGCATCCGGTGCCCGCTCCGAGAACGCCTGCAAGATCCTCGCCGAGAACGGCATCACCACCACGACCCTCTCCGGCGGCACCGGAGCCTGGGCTGCCGGCGGCCACGAACTCCACCGTCCGCAGGGCTCGGCCCGCACCGTGTGGGGCATGGAGCGCCAGGTCCGCCTCACGGCCGGCGCCCTCGTCCTGCTCGGCCTTCTGCTCGGCGTTCTCATCCACCCGGCCTTCCAGATCCTGTCGGCCGGCATTGCTGGCGGGCTGGTCTTCTCCGCACTCACCAACACCTGCGGCATGGCTACGATCCTCACCAAGCTCCCGCACAACCGCCCCCGTGCCCACGACCTCGACCGCACGCTGGCGGAACTGCGCAGCCGCTGA
- a CDS encoding rhodanese-like domain-containing protein: MFLFRKSRKRVSVDEAQAITGGDRSDAVLLDVREKGEWRSGHAPNAVHAPLTGLVTGGALPATAQGRALVVICRSGHRSQQAAKLLAERGADAVDVEGGMNAWAAAGYPVVDERGNSGSIA, from the coding sequence ATGTTCCTCTTCCGCAAGAGCCGGAAGCGCGTGTCCGTCGACGAGGCGCAGGCCATTACCGGCGGTGATCGGTCCGATGCCGTTCTGCTGGACGTGCGCGAGAAAGGCGAGTGGAGATCCGGGCATGCCCCCAACGCTGTGCACGCCCCGCTGACCGGCCTGGTTACGGGTGGGGCACTGCCCGCGACCGCGCAGGGCCGGGCGCTGGTGGTGATCTGTCGCAGCGGGCACCGCTCCCAGCAGGCCGCGAAGCTCCTGGCCGAACGAGGCGCGGACGCGGTGGACGTGGAGGGCGGCATGAACGCGTGGGCCGCCGCCGGGTATCCGGTCGTCGACGAGCGCGGGAACAGCGGCTCGATAGCGTGA
- a CDS encoding sulfite exporter TauE/SafE family protein has protein sequence MSTLILALVAGAVIGLALGALGGGGSVLAVPALIYLLGFSPASATTASLIIVTATSATALFAHARDGNVAWKTGAPFALAGIVPAFLAGAASGHLPAAVLTAAFAAIAALAALRMLRPTESAPPERIRPAKAAVTGAGLGAVTGFLGVGGGFLAVPALVSVLGLRMRQAVGTSLLVITVNSLAALTARTGAGGDVRWEVIAPFTGAAILGAWDGKRLFTKISGQRLQRIFAYVLLAVALWMLMDVIV, from the coding sequence GTGAGCACCCTCATACTCGCCCTCGTCGCCGGGGCTGTCATCGGACTGGCCCTCGGCGCCCTGGGCGGCGGTGGCAGCGTCCTCGCGGTCCCCGCCCTGATCTACCTGCTCGGTTTCTCCCCGGCCTCGGCCACCACCGCCAGCCTGATCATCGTCACCGCGACCTCCGCCACCGCCCTGTTCGCCCACGCCCGCGACGGCAACGTCGCCTGGAAGACCGGCGCCCCATTCGCACTCGCGGGCATCGTCCCGGCCTTCCTCGCCGGGGCCGCCTCCGGGCACCTGCCCGCCGCCGTACTCACCGCAGCGTTCGCAGCCATCGCCGCCCTGGCTGCCCTGCGCATGCTGCGCCCCACCGAATCGGCGCCGCCCGAGCGGATACGCCCGGCGAAAGCAGCCGTCACCGGAGCCGGGCTCGGTGCCGTCACCGGTTTCCTCGGCGTCGGCGGGGGGTTCCTCGCCGTCCCCGCCCTGGTCAGCGTCCTCGGCCTGCGGATGAGGCAGGCAGTGGGCACCAGCCTCCTGGTCATCACCGTCAACTCCCTGGCCGCTCTCACCGCCAGAACAGGGGCTGGAGGGGACGTGCGCTGGGAAGTGATCGCCCCCTTCACCGGAGCGGCGATCCTCGGTGCCTGGGACGGAAAACGCCTGTTCACCAAGATCAGCGGGCAGCGCCTCCAGCGCATCTTCGCCTACGTTCTGTTGGCGGTGGCGCTCTGGATGCTCATGGACGTCATCGTCTGA
- a CDS encoding RidA family protein, which yields MAGAVEAQLAELGLTLPAVVPPLASYQPAVQSGVYVYTSGQLPMVDGKLAVTGKVGAEVTPDEAKELAKTCALNALAAVKSVAGDLDRIKRVVKVVGFVASASDFTGQPAVINGASELLGAVLGDKGVHARSAVGVAVLPLDAPVEVEVQVELVEA from the coding sequence GTGGCGGGCGCCGTCGAGGCACAGCTCGCGGAGCTGGGCCTGACCCTGCCCGCCGTCGTGCCGCCGCTGGCCTCGTACCAGCCGGCCGTGCAGTCCGGGGTGTACGTCTACACCTCGGGGCAGCTCCCGATGGTGGACGGCAAGCTCGCCGTCACCGGCAAGGTCGGCGCCGAAGTGACGCCGGACGAGGCCAAGGAGCTGGCGAAGACCTGCGCGCTCAACGCCCTGGCCGCCGTGAAGTCGGTCGCCGGCGATCTGGACCGGATCAAGCGCGTCGTGAAGGTCGTGGGCTTCGTCGCCTCGGCCTCCGACTTCACCGGGCAGCCCGCCGTGATCAACGGTGCGAGCGAGCTGCTGGGCGCGGTCCTCGGCGACAAGGGCGTGCACGCGCGCAGCGCCGTGGGCGTCGCCGTGCTGCCGCTGGACGCGCCGGTCGAGGTCGAGGTCCAGGTCGAACTCGTCGAGGCCTGA
- a CDS encoding GatB/YqeY domain-containing protein, with product MTTLKSKLKEDLHTAMKARDELTSSTLRLTLTAITKEEVSGTSARELSDDEVQKVIAKEAKKRREAAEAFAQGGRAEQAEREKAEGELLEQYLPKQLTDDELNAIVASAVEEAKAAGAEGPRAMGAVMKIVNPKVAGLAEGGRVAAAVKKLLAG from the coding sequence ATGACCACGCTCAAGTCCAAGCTCAAGGAAGACCTCCACACGGCCATGAAGGCGCGTGACGAGCTGACCTCGTCCACCCTTCGGCTCACCCTCACCGCGATCACGAAGGAAGAGGTCAGCGGCACGTCGGCGCGCGAGCTCTCCGACGACGAGGTGCAGAAGGTGATCGCCAAGGAGGCGAAGAAGCGCCGTGAGGCGGCGGAGGCGTTCGCCCAGGGCGGCCGGGCCGAGCAGGCGGAGCGGGAGAAGGCGGAGGGTGAGCTGCTGGAGCAGTACCTGCCCAAGCAGCTCACCGACGACGAGCTGAACGCGATCGTGGCGTCCGCCGTCGAGGAGGCCAAGGCCGCCGGAGCCGAGGGGCCGCGTGCCATGGGCGCCGTCATGAAGATCGTCAACCCCAAGGTGGCCGGTCTCGCCGAGGGCGGCCGCGTCGCCGCCGCAGTGAAGAAGCTCCTCGCGGGCTGA
- a CDS encoding transglycosylase domain-containing protein, with amino-acid sequence MPKKRSGGGLTTTQQAAKFLGVAALSGAVLAGIALPAAGALGLAAKGTVEGFDEIPSNLKTPPLSQRTTILDRDGGAIATVYSRDRTVVPLKDISPYMQDAIIAIEDSRFYEHGAVDLKGILRAMNRNVQTGGTAQGASTLTQQYVKNVFVEEAGDDQEKVAQATQQTIGRKVRELKYAIQVEEELGKKKILENYLNITFFGQQAYGVEAASQRYFSKRAKDLKLEEAALLAGIVQSPTRYDPVNDTEEATKRRNTVLARMAATRAITQAEADKAMETPIKLKVSKPKNGCITAVSGSGFFCDYVRKTILTDPAFGETEEERSKLWNLGGLTIRTTLDPRAQQAANQAATARVNKDDKFAASVVQVQPGSGKILSMGQSRPYGLDQKQNETVLNLAVSNKMGGSTYGFQVGSTFKPFTAAAALEKGIGPETSFSTDWKITLQEKDFRNCSGSPAGYAEWPLQNELESETGSWDMTSALGKSINTYFALLEQKAGLCETVEMAKKVGYERGDGKKIVEAPSITLGSEVSTPLSMASAYAAFANRGTYCTPIAIESITDPNGKKLKVPQSACSRAMSEKTADTINQMLKGVVEDGTGTQAGLSDRDNAGKTGTTNDRKDAWFVGYTPNLSTAVWVGDDIGEKSSMFNVTIGGQYYPKVCGGCLPGPIWKIAMTGALDAAETPSFNPVSVPRAKEKEDKEKGDGDREGGRGGDGDREDGKPGRDRTPGIQLPPGLIGGPGGGEDQDQRGGGRSGP; translated from the coding sequence ATGCCAAAGAAGCGCTCGGGCGGGGGTCTCACCACGACCCAGCAGGCCGCCAAGTTCCTCGGTGTCGCCGCGCTCTCCGGAGCTGTCCTGGCAGGCATCGCGCTGCCCGCGGCCGGAGCGTTGGGGCTCGCCGCCAAGGGGACGGTCGAAGGGTTCGACGAGATCCCCTCCAACCTGAAGACTCCGCCGCTCAGCCAGCGGACCACGATCCTGGACCGCGACGGCGGTGCGATCGCGACGGTCTACTCCCGCGACCGGACGGTGGTCCCGCTCAAGGACATCTCCCCGTACATGCAGGACGCGATCATCGCGATCGAGGACTCCCGCTTCTACGAGCACGGGGCGGTCGACCTCAAGGGCATCCTGCGCGCGATGAACCGCAACGTACAGACGGGCGGGACCGCGCAGGGCGCGTCGACCCTCACCCAGCAGTACGTGAAGAACGTGTTCGTCGAGGAGGCGGGCGACGACCAGGAGAAGGTCGCGCAGGCCACCCAGCAGACGATCGGCCGCAAGGTCCGCGAGCTGAAGTACGCGATCCAGGTCGAGGAGGAGCTGGGCAAGAAGAAGATCCTGGAGAACTACCTCAACATCACGTTCTTCGGGCAGCAGGCGTACGGCGTCGAGGCCGCGTCCCAGCGCTACTTCTCCAAGCGCGCCAAGGACCTGAAGCTGGAGGAGGCCGCGCTGCTCGCCGGCATCGTCCAGTCACCGACCCGCTACGACCCGGTCAACGACACGGAAGAGGCCACGAAGCGCCGCAACACCGTGCTGGCCCGGATGGCCGCCACCCGCGCCATCACGCAGGCCGAGGCCGACAAGGCCATGGAAACCCCGATCAAGCTGAAGGTGAGCAAGCCGAAGAACGGCTGCATCACGGCCGTCAGCGGTTCCGGGTTCTTCTGCGACTACGTACGCAAGACGATCCTGACCGACCCGGCGTTCGGCGAGACCGAGGAGGAGCGCTCCAAGCTCTGGAACCTCGGCGGGCTCACCATCAGGACCACGCTCGACCCGCGCGCCCAGCAGGCCGCCAACCAGGCCGCGACCGCCCGGGTGAACAAGGACGACAAGTTCGCGGCCTCCGTGGTCCAGGTGCAGCCGGGCAGCGGCAAGATCCTCTCGATGGGCCAGTCCCGCCCGTACGGCCTGGATCAGAAGCAGAACGAGACCGTGCTCAACCTCGCCGTCAGCAACAAGATGGGCGGCAGCACGTACGGCTTCCAGGTCGGCTCGACGTTCAAGCCGTTCACCGCGGCGGCGGCGCTGGAGAAGGGCATCGGCCCGGAGACCTCGTTCTCGACGGACTGGAAGATCACCCTCCAGGAGAAGGACTTCCGGAACTGCTCCGGCTCCCCGGCGGGCTACGCGGAGTGGCCCCTGCAGAACGAGCTGGAGTCCGAGACCGGCTCCTGGGACATGACCAGTGCGCTCGGCAAGTCCATCAACACCTACTTCGCGCTGCTGGAGCAGAAGGCCGGCCTCTGCGAGACCGTGGAGATGGCGAAGAAGGTCGGTTACGAGCGCGGCGACGGCAAGAAGATCGTGGAAGCGCCCTCGATCACCCTCGGCAGTGAGGTGAGCACCCCGCTCTCCATGGCCTCCGCGTACGCCGCGTTCGCCAACCGGGGCACGTACTGCACGCCGATCGCCATCGAGTCGATCACCGACCCGAACGGCAAGAAGCTCAAGGTCCCCCAGTCGGCCTGCTCGCGGGCGATGAGCGAGAAGACGGCGGACACCATCAACCAGATGCTCAAGGGCGTGGTGGAGGACGGCACCGGTACGCAGGCGGGGCTGAGCGACCGGGACAACGCGGGCAAGACGGGTACGACGAACGACCGCAAGGACGCCTGGTTCGTCGGGTACACGCCGAACCTCTCGACCGCGGTGTGGGTCGGGGACGACATCGGCGAGAAGAGCTCGATGTTCAACGTCACCATCGGCGGCCAGTACTACCCGAAGGTCTGCGGCGGCTGCCTCCCCGGCCCGATCTGGAAGATCGCCATGACCGGCGCGCTCGACGCCGCCGAGACCCCCTCGTTCAATCCCGTCTCCGTCCCCCGGGCGAAGGAGAAGGAGGACAAGGAGAAGGGTGACGGCGACCGTGAGGGCGGCCGTGGCGGCGATGGCGACCGCGAGGACGGCAAGCCCGGCCGCGACCGGACGCCCGGCATCCAGCTCCCGCCCGGCCTGATCGGCGGCCCCGGCGGCGGCGAGGACCAGGACCAGCGGGGCGGCGGCAGGTCCGGCCCCTGA
- a CDS encoding ArsA family ATPase gives MSTGTGTGSGINTGTEPGTRTGSGTGTGTEGLPGLDTDALLDDPGIRIIVCCGSGGVGKTTTAAALGVRAAERGRKVVVLTIDPARRLAQSMGIDQLDNVPRRVDGIAGDGELHAMMLDMKRTFDETVEAHADAERARAILENPFYQSLSAGFAGTQEYMAMEKLGQLRARDEWDLIIVDTPPSRSALDFLDAPKRLGSFLDGKFIRLLMAPAKVGGRAGMKFLNVGMSMMTGTLGKLLGGQFLRDVQTFVAAMDTMFGGFRSRADATYKLLQAPGTAFLVVATPERDALREAAYFVERLAAEDMPLAGLVLNRAHGSEASRLSAEQALTAAENLDDARIVDQATGKAGLGDRETPAPSAAHPETAAPLSPEHGHEHDDSTHDHETAYEHETRHEHDDSTYEHDHANRPEKKHAKSTENADDSDDADRTTDDGSTTEGGADASGTSTEADEAPLDIDELTAGLLRLHAERMQVVAREQHTRDRFTELHPEVPVTAVAALPGDVHDLDGLRAIGDRLATGSSPAPAGAA, from the coding sequence ATGAGTACGGGCACCGGCACGGGCAGCGGCATCAACACCGGCACAGAACCCGGCACCCGCACGGGAAGCGGCACCGGCACTGGCACGGAGGGGCTTCCCGGGCTGGACACCGACGCGCTGCTCGACGACCCGGGGATCCGGATCATCGTCTGCTGCGGCTCCGGCGGTGTCGGCAAGACCACGACCGCCGCGGCCCTCGGCGTACGGGCGGCCGAGCGCGGCCGGAAGGTCGTCGTCCTCACCATCGACCCGGCCCGCCGGCTCGCCCAGTCCATGGGCATCGACCAGCTGGACAACGTCCCGCGCCGGGTCGACGGCATCGCGGGCGACGGCGAACTGCACGCCATGATGCTGGACATGAAGCGGACCTTCGACGAGACCGTCGAGGCCCACGCGGACGCCGAGAGGGCCCGCGCGATCCTGGAGAACCCCTTCTACCAGTCCCTGTCGGCCGGGTTCGCCGGTACGCAGGAGTACATGGCGATGGAGAAGCTCGGGCAGCTGCGGGCGCGCGACGAGTGGGACCTGATCATCGTCGACACCCCGCCCTCGCGCTCCGCGCTGGACTTCCTGGACGCGCCCAAGCGGCTCGGCTCGTTCCTGGACGGGAAGTTCATCCGGCTGCTGATGGCGCCCGCGAAGGTGGGCGGCCGGGCCGGGATGAAGTTCCTCAATGTCGGTATGTCGATGATGACCGGGACGCTGGGCAAGCTGCTCGGCGGCCAGTTCCTGCGGGACGTGCAGACGTTCGTCGCCGCGATGGACACCATGTTCGGCGGCTTCCGCAGCCGCGCCGACGCCACGTACAAGCTGCTCCAGGCCCCCGGTACGGCGTTCCTCGTGGTCGCGACCCCGGAGCGGGACGCGCTGCGCGAGGCCGCGTACTTCGTGGAGCGGCTGGCGGCGGAGGACATGCCGCTGGCCGGTCTCGTCCTCAACCGGGCGCACGGCAGCGAGGCGTCCCGGCTCTCCGCCGAGCAGGCGCTGACCGCCGCAGAAAATCTTGACGACGCCCGCATTGTGGATCAGGCGACCGGGAAGGCTGGCCTTGGTGACCGGGAGACCCCCGCCCCCTCGGCCGCCCACCCCGAAACCGCCGCGCCGCTCTCCCCCGAGCACGGACATGAGCACGACGACTCCACGCACGACCACGAGACCGCGTACGAGCACGAGACCAGGCACGAGCACGACGACTCCACGTACGAGCACGACCACGCGAACCGGCCCGAGAAGAAGCACGCGAAGAGCACCGAGAACGCCGATGACTCCGATGACGCGGACAGGACGACGGACGACGGCTCGACCACCGAAGGCGGCGCCGACGCATCCGGCACGTCCACCGAAGCCGACGAAGCCCCGCTGGACATCGACGAACTGACGGCCGGTCTGCTGCGTCTGCACGCCGAGCGCATGCAGGTGGTCGCGCGCGAACAGCACACCCGCGACCGCTTCACCGAGCTGCACCCCGAGGTCCCGGTGACCGCGGTGGCGGCGCTGCCGGGCGATGTGCACGACCTGGACGGCCTGCGGGCCATCGGCGACCGACTGGCGACCGGTTCCTCCCCGGCCCCGGCCGGAGCGGCGTAG
- a CDS encoding WhiB family transcriptional regulator, with protein sequence MGWVTDWSAQAACRTTDPDELFVQGAAQNRAKAVCTGCPVRTECLADALDNRVEFGVWGGMTERERRALLRRRPTVTSWRRLLETARSEYERSTGMLPAVIGLEDDELQETYAAVG encoded by the coding sequence ATGGGCTGGGTAACCGACTGGAGTGCGCAGGCAGCCTGCCGCACTACCGATCCGGATGAACTGTTCGTACAAGGGGCAGCGCAGAACAGGGCCAAGGCGGTGTGCACCGGATGCCCGGTGCGGACCGAGTGCCTGGCCGACGCGCTGGACAATCGCGTCGAGTTCGGCGTGTGGGGCGGAATGACGGAGCGGGAGCGCCGCGCACTGCTGCGCCGCCGGCCCACCGTCACGTCCTGGCGCCGCCTGCTGGAGACCGCACGCAGTGAGTACGAGCGGTCCACCGGCATGCTGCCCGCGGTGATCGGGCTGGAGGACGACGAGCTTCAGGAGACGTACGCCGCGGTGGGCTAG
- a CDS encoding metallophosphoesterase: MRARYGVPLKVTAVGAAVGAAGLAYAAGFEARSFRLRRVTVPVLPHGARPLRVLQVSDIHMVSGQRKKRAWLQSLAGLRPDFVVNTGDNLSDPDAVPEVLDALGPLMEFPGVYVFGSNDYYGPRLRNPGRYLLEKIQGKHGLNGNEPVVGAVHNPWEPMRDAFDEAGWLDLSNTRGRLKLDGMEIAFTGLDDPHIKRDRYAEVQGGPETGADLSIGVVHAPYLRSLDAFTADGYPLILAGHTHGGQLCIPFYGALVTNCDLDTDRVKGLSTHTAGGHRAYLHVSAGCGTNRYTPVRFACPPEVTLLTLVGRD; this comes from the coding sequence ATGCGCGCACGCTACGGAGTCCCCCTGAAAGTCACGGCAGTCGGCGCGGCGGTCGGGGCTGCCGGTCTCGCCTACGCCGCCGGGTTCGAGGCCCGCTCGTTCCGCCTGCGGCGGGTGACCGTTCCCGTACTCCCGCACGGGGCACGTCCGTTGCGCGTCCTCCAGGTGTCCGACATCCACATGGTGAGCGGCCAGCGCAAGAAGCGGGCCTGGCTCCAGTCGCTGGCGGGCTTGCGCCCGGACTTCGTGGTGAACACGGGCGACAACCTCTCCGACCCGGATGCCGTACCGGAGGTGCTGGACGCGCTCGGGCCGCTGATGGAGTTCCCGGGGGTGTACGTCTTCGGCTCCAACGACTACTACGGGCCGAGGCTGCGCAACCCGGGCCGCTACCTCCTGGAGAAGATCCAGGGCAAGCACGGCCTCAACGGCAACGAGCCCGTCGTCGGCGCCGTCCACAACCCCTGGGAGCCGATGCGGGACGCCTTCGACGAGGCGGGCTGGCTGGACCTGTCGAACACCCGGGGCCGGCTCAAGCTGGACGGCATGGAGATCGCCTTCACGGGCCTGGACGACCCGCACATCAAGCGGGACCGGTACGCGGAGGTCCAGGGCGGCCCGGAGACCGGCGCCGACCTCTCCATCGGCGTGGTCCACGCCCCGTACCTGCGCTCCCTGGACGCCTTCACGGCCGACGGCTACCCCCTGATCCTGGCGGGCCACACCCACGGCGGCCAGCTGTGCATCCCCTTCTACGGGGCCCTGGTCACCAACTGCGACCTGGACACCGACCGGGTCAAGGGCCTGTCCACCCACACAGCGGGCGGCCACCGCGCCTACCTCCATGTCTCCGCAGGCTGCGGCACCAACCGCTACACCCCGGTCCGCTTCGCCTGCCCGCCCGAGGTCACGCTGCTGACGCTCGTAGGGCGGGACTGA
- a CDS encoding metal-sensitive transcriptional regulator, with protein MELDLAGAELKAVLNRLRRAQGQISGVIRMIEEGRDCEEVVTQLAAASRALDRAGFAIIATGLQQCLTEMEDGSRSGEDRDEMRARLEKLFLSLA; from the coding sequence ATGGAGCTTGATCTGGCGGGCGCGGAGCTGAAAGCGGTTCTGAACCGGTTGCGCCGTGCGCAAGGGCAGATCTCCGGGGTGATCCGGATGATCGAGGAGGGGCGGGACTGCGAGGAGGTCGTGACGCAGCTGGCGGCTGCGTCCCGGGCTCTGGACCGGGCGGGTTTCGCGATCATCGCCACCGGGCTCCAGCAGTGCCTCACCGAGATGGAGGACGGCAGTCGCTCCGGCGAGGACCGGGATGAGATGCGCGCCCGACTGGAGAAGCTGTTCCTGTCCCTGGCCTGA
- a CDS encoding ArsA family ATPase — MSRFQVVSGKGGTGKTTVAAALALALATEGRRTLLVEVEGRQGIAQLFGADALPYEERRIAVAPGGGEVHALAIDAEQALLDYLQMFYKLGGAGRALKKLGAIDFATTIAPGVRDVLLTGKACEAVRRKDKQGRYVYDHVIMDAPPTGRITRFLNVNDEVAGLARIGPIHNQAQAVMRVLKSPKTAVHLVTLLEEMPVQETADGIAELRAADLPVGHVIVNMVRPHVVDEETLRTAATGRRKEIAKTLTRAGVTGSAALVRPLIEQAAEHAQRVGLEREQRAVLAGLGLPTAELPLADDGVDLAALHDLATELRKQGVGEGADSSGGTDS, encoded by the coding sequence GTGAGCAGGTTCCAGGTCGTCAGCGGCAAGGGCGGTACCGGTAAGACCACGGTCGCCGCCGCCCTCGCGCTCGCCCTCGCGACCGAGGGCAGGCGCACCCTCCTCGTCGAGGTCGAGGGCAGACAGGGCATCGCGCAGCTCTTCGGTGCCGACGCGCTGCCCTACGAGGAGCGCAGGATCGCCGTCGCGCCGGGCGGCGGCGAGGTGCACGCGCTGGCGATCGACGCCGAGCAGGCGCTCCTCGACTACCTCCAGATGTTCTACAAGCTCGGCGGCGCGGGCCGGGCGCTCAAGAAGCTCGGCGCGATCGACTTCGCCACCACCATCGCGCCCGGGGTCCGGGACGTTCTGCTGACCGGCAAGGCGTGCGAAGCCGTACGCCGCAAGGACAAGCAGGGCCGGTACGTCTACGACCACGTGATCATGGACGCTCCGCCGACCGGCCGGATCACGCGCTTCCTGAACGTCAACGACGAGGTCGCGGGGCTGGCCAGGATCGGCCCGATACACAACCAGGCCCAGGCCGTGATGCGGGTCCTGAAGTCCCCGAAGACCGCGGTCCACCTGGTGACCCTGCTGGAGGAGATGCCGGTCCAGGAGACCGCGGACGGCATCGCCGAACTGCGCGCCGCCGACCTCCCCGTGGGCCACGTCATCGTGAACATGGTCCGCCCGCACGTCGTCGACGAGGAGACCCTGCGCACCGCCGCGACCGGCCGCCGCAAGGAGATCGCCAAGACGCTGACCCGCGCCGGAGTGACCGGCTCCGCCGCCCTCGTACGGCCCCTGATCGAGCAGGCCGCCGAGCACGCCCAGCGCGTCGGCCTGGAGCGCGAGCAGCGTGCCGTGCTGGCCGGCCTCGGCCTGCCGACCGCCGAGCTGCCGCTGGCCGACGACGGGGTGGACCTCGCCGCCCTGCACGACCTGGCCACGGAGCTCCGTAAACAGGGCGTGGGGGAAGGGGCGGATTCATCAGGGGGGACGGATTCATGA